The Elaeis guineensis isolate ETL-2024a chromosome 14, EG11, whole genome shotgun sequence genomic sequence gagaaaagagagaaaaaaagggggagagagagaaagtgaaggaaAGAGAGACCGACAGAGATGTCGGCGGTGGCCACTGGATGGCCGCGAAGGCCTCTCGGGCTCCACGGTCCTCCATGAGAGAAAATGAGagtagagagagatagagagagggtggTCACCGTGGTCGCTGGACTACCCAAAAGCAGCCTCGCGGTCGCTGCGGGTTTGAAATAGGGGTTCGTCCCTATTTCAtagtgtttaaaaaaaaaaaacaatacacAGTGAAGTTGGCAAGGTGGCTACCTGGCTGTCTCCTCCCCGCCTTTCcttccctcctctcctctccttctcctctttctctcttctcgcaTCTTGTGGAGGATCCAGAGCCCTAGAGGCCTTGATGGCCCTTCGACGGTCTCGGCGTACCACTGTCGGCCTTTCcctttccttctctctcctcctctttttgtctctcttcctctctttccttctttctcgCTCCATTTTCGCCGGTGTTTCGAATGGAATGCCTAAACCGCACCGGTTAGCTGTCAGTATGATTCAGCACGCCCTCAAACTAGATGGCTCGGGGCAATTTGGCGAACCATGCTTCATCCATTATCTTAAAATttgctagtttattcaaattggcATGCATATGAAGAATGATACTTCTATATTGAGGCTTAACATATGCTAGTCTTGTGTTTACTTCTATATCGAAGCTTAGCATATGCTTGTCTTGTGTTTAAGGGTGGTTGAAGGCTACCTTTAGTAGATGATTTAGCTCAAGGTAGGTTAAAGTGCACTGAGATGCTTATTTCAAGCATTATGATTTTGGTTAATTATTTAGTTTTCGACattgattaatatttataatatttatctatcAATGTAAAACTTTTGATTATGGTTGTTTGTATGTTTATATCAAGTAATactttgatttgggcttgagagGTAAGGTTCCATCATTTCTTTGGTTGAGTTAGGTTGGGTCTGGTTGGGTTGCATCACATCTTATTGGCATTGGGCTGTCCTAAAGGCTAAAACTCAGCCAACTTTGGTGATTCAAGTTCCTAGCACCAACTAGCAATTTTAGCTGTACTTGGCTTCAGTTATTTGATGAAAACCCAAGTTTAGACCTTGTCGAATATGATTCCAATATACTGTGTCACATTAGAAAGCTAATCAGAACTATATCAATAAAGAATATGGGAAAACATATCTTTTTTCTATGCTTGTATTAGTAGGAGCACATTGGGAGGTATAGGCATATTCTCAGGGTCTTTGAGCATGGGACCCCTAGCACCTGTGCTTGGTGGGATGGTAGTAAATGGGATCAAAGTTGGATTTCAGATTTAGGACAACTGGAGATATCTTGAGATTTGTTTGGTTATGAATATCAGAGAGAAATTATGATGGATCAATAAGTTTGGTGCAGTTAAGCTTTTCTATTTTTGGACATGAGgaccaattcttgatcaacctCAGGATTTGATGATGTCAACCTGAGGTGCCCCATGCCTGTTCCTTTGCATCTTTTGACCACAAATCATCAGCATTTCAATATAATTGGCATATAATTCCCTTATGTTTAATGTGCAGTTtaactcatatatatatatatatatatatatatatatatatatatatatgtatatatatatatatatgtatgtatatatgtgtatatatgtatatatatgtatgtatatatgtatgtatatatgtgtatatatgtgtatatatgtatgtatatatgtatgtatatatgtgtatatatgtgtatatatgtatgtatatatatacatatatatacatgtatgtatgtatacatacatgtatgtatgtatacatacatgtatgtatgtatacatacatgtatgtatgtatatctatgtatgtatatctatatgtatatctatgtatatatatatatgtatgtgtgtgtgtgtgcgcgcgcccGCGCGCGTGTGCGTGCGTGCAACCTTCATAGACATGACTGTTAAGATAACTGATAAAGTTGACCAAAATTGATGGGGTAATGCTGGTTGATGATGGTTCTGTGTTGTCTTTCCATCTAACATATTAGTTATAACTTTGCTGTCTAACTTGCTATATGACTTGCAAATTCATAACTTGCTATATGACTTGCaggtttgcttttttttttaccTATTCTTTTCTCATGACAATGATTGTAcaaattctttttctttcctcctgATCATTAGGTAGACAGAGTTTCCACCTAATATGAACCATTCACCTGTCTTGATAACCCTGAGTAAACCCTACCATGACTTTAGGAAGTCTTAttgttaattttaaatgaaagaacttcaatatttaaaaattgcGTCGTCCCAGACATATAATCTTGTCTTGAGtttgttgatgttgaggatgataTCAGCATCATAGCATGTTGTTTTTCAATTTTCTGGGGATGCTAACAATTAACTTTGGTGTTTATAGCATGTTGTTTTTCAATTTTCTGGGGATGCTAACAATTAACTTTGGCGTTTGCCTTTATATGTACCATAATTCTTCTATCATTGAAGGTGAATGGATGTCTCATTCATTACATTGCTTtgcaaaattttactttaatcttAGATCCACTACCGCTGCTCCCTCAACCCTGAATGCAGTCTTATGAAGATGGATAAGATGCAGTTTGTCTGGTTATCCCAGATGATAAATTTATTCTAACCGCATAAtcctatttttcaaaaataatctcATATTCAAGATTTTCAATCTTATAGAAACTGATCTCACTTTTTCATAGCCTTTATTTTCGTCAACTTTCTCTATATAACTACCGGATCTTGCTTTTCTGCATTGTTGATGATTGTTTTCTTTTAAactgttcttcttttcttcatgcaTTTTTTCTTTGTGAGAAGTTAGATCATATTAATAAAGCTTACTGATGAGAAGTAGGCATTAATAAATGTCTCACTTATGGTTCTTGTGATGTTGATAGATATATCCAAATCTTTGAACATGTAAATTAATTTTCCTTTATCATAGTCACTTTTATCTAATGATTTTGATAAAAGTGTCTTACAGTCATTGCTAAATCTAGGAACTAATGAACTAATGGAAGTATTTTACAGTCATTCCTAAATTAATGCAACTCTGGTTGAAGTTTGGTCATCAGTCATTGCACGAGCATAAACTTGCCTGTTATGGAAGTGCATAATGGAAGTCTGGGATTTTAATtgtactaatattattttaatccgcTGATTAGTAACATGTACAAGATGCTCTTTGTTCTTATTATATAGTGCTCTTTGTAACAGGATAATGCATAAAAACTGCTAATTATGTATTTCTTATTTCTGTATGTTGAAGGTTCCCCAAGTAGTTTATGAAGGCCTTACAATGTTTGGACTGCCATTATATTTAACCATGTTTGTCGTACAATGTTGTGTCCTATATGGAATCTGACATGTTAGTGGGAAGTCAATCATAAAAGTCATTCTTGATTTTCTTTGCAATTATTGTTGAATGTGCATGTAGAGAACTTATTTACTATTGTCCACCAATTCTTAAACCCTTAATGGGCCATTAGAATGGACCATTATCTATTCtatctttttttcctaaaaaaaaagagaagagcttTGATTTTCCATGTGATTCTCTCTGGATCGCATCTGTCAACGTTTCGGATGAGAATGCGCTTAGATTTTTGTCAAATTTATTGATCTTCCTTCAATTGAATATTAGCTAAATGGAAATTTTGCCAATGAACAAAACCTTTCCCTTTTTGGAAAAGTAAATAAGGTAGCATATCAACTCTCTTTCCTCTACTTTTCTTTCCTATCTTGGTCAACTGATCCATTCATCTATCTCAAATCACAAACCAATTAAATCAAGGGGTGGCAATTTATGACCCCACCTATCAATTCAACCTGCAAATGATCCGCTTTATGTAAGTTCGGGTATGACATAAATATGTTTGGGTCATAAACAGGTCAAGTTGCTTAGACTCGTTTATTAAACTAGTTGGGTTTAGAGTTAGACATTTTACCCGTTTAACCCATTTTGACCTGTTTAATAGTTGGGTTCGGTTGTGACTTGacttatttaacctatttaagaaTTGTCTAACTTATTTAAAACCTACCTAACCTGTGTCCACACCATTTAACCTGGCATGCTTAATTTGTTTAACTCATTTAAAACCATTTAATTCATTAAGAATCCACTTAACTTATTTAACCCCTTTAACCTGATTCGACCTATTTAGTAAATGATTATGCTGGTCTGATCAGattacttgtttaataaatagatgaggtttaaatttgaatttttgacctaTCTAATAAACATGTCAGTTTCGGGTTAACAAACTTTTGACTCAACCCACATCTGAGTTGAGCCAACTGGATTGCCACCCATAATTAAATCATTCAAGATCAATtagcatttaaattttaaattttggatcGTTACAAATACCGCATTTACAATGTTCCTTCCTAGTATGTTAATATCTCCCATTTAAGAGTTTTTCTATGCTTGCAtttgattctctctctctctccccccttctctctctcacaCTCATCATTTCGTAATgtcatttttataatttatatatattcaaTGTCCATTTCATGTGATTGATTGCTAGTGAATCCAAAAGAATTGGAAGGCAAAATAGAAAATCAGCATTACCTTGCTATCGCTAGGCTtgtcttttctttctcttgtttctaACCAATTTTTCTTAAAAGGATTctatcatttcacaaatcattgTGTTCGTGTCATCATTTGAAGTTTTGGCTGAAACCAGTTCAAAATTGACTGAAAATTTCCAATCTTTTCCCATTTTGGGCACTTCCAGCTGAGTTTCTAGCAATTTTGACCGGAGTGATagttttttatcttctttttttgtttAACGGTGTGCGGTGTGCTATTCAATATTTTCTAAAATTTGTTGGTATTATGCAATAACACAATTATCCAAGGCTTGTAaagatcaaatttattttatttttgggaAAGCTTTATTGTTATAACGGGCAACATGCAAGCTTGATGTGTATCTTTGTTAATTAGAGAGTGCTGTGTGTTCCTATTATCCTTTTTCTACTTaaatttgttttcttttcttttgttttagaataaaatgatatattaaaatgCAGTAGTGAGATAAAATAGGTGTTTGTTTGGATGGATCTTGTCTTAAATATATTGTCAAAAGggattatcatttatcataaaatattctcAAATGGCTTTTCTTGCTTAGACGAgttattaaaataaaatgaaatatgCTTAATGAAAAGTTCAGTTGGCCATAAACATTAAAGCAAATATAAGaaattataaaagaaaagaaagttagaaaaattataaagattagtTTGCTGGAACAGTGAAACTCAGAGCGGAGGTGCTGAAACTGAAACTCTAATTATAGGAATGAATCCAAAACGGAGTTACAAAGCTTTGTTTCATGCTTAATCTACCATGCTTTAAAGCTTATTCTGCTACCTAAGTAATTCTAGAGGCCCCCCTTAAAAATATGTTATTTCGATGGTGGGGACAGTATGAGTTACCTTCTGTAGTGTATGCAGCAATAATATAAGTTGTGCTTATGGAATTCTGTCCCCTTTTCAGCCAAATAATGTCAGAAAAAAGATCTTTATCATAGGATTTCTCAGACCTTTTTTGAATCCATAGCCCTAGGTAGATGAGGAACCTTATCCAATATAAATGTTGTAGTTGTGGGATGGGAAATGCTGTGTATGATTTCAAGGTTGTAGTTAGCATCATCTTCATTTCTTATGGGCATGCTGGAGGATGCTTCTGTTCCTGGGTATGCCAACAGACATCACAAACTGTTGATTTATCAGATGTTACACAATCTGTCAAATAATACTAATATGTTTACTTCTTATTTAGATTTCAGAAGCATCTGTCAACAGAAATCGTAGTACAATCATTGTTCCGGCAGGAAGCTCGGGTGAAGAAGGATGGACAGCATTTAGAAACATTTTGCTAGAGATTAATGAAGAAGCTTCCCGTCTTTTCATTGTACCAAATCAGGTACATGCTGAGTGAATGGTTTTGTACCATGGTTCACCGCATGATGTTTTGGCTGAGCTTGTCCTTACTTTTGTCAATTGTTTCTTATGATCCAAAGCAGCAACACATGGAACCATCAGAGCGACTTCCAGGACTTTCGGATGACGTTGGGGCTGGATTTATACCAGGCCACAGTACGCAATCAGCCACTGGGTCAGAGTTGAATGTTGACCGATTGGTTGAATTGCCTCCTCAGGAGGATATTGGAGGCATGGGGATGTCTAAAGTAATTAGGGCAGATCAAAAGAGGTTCTTTTTTGATCTAGGGAGCAATAATAGGGGTCATTTCTTGAGGATATCTGAGGTACCTGGAGTATTCGCTGAATGGCTGTTATCAATTTCATTGTTTTTACTAGTGACAACATCACAACTTTCTTACCATATCCAAATGCAGGTTGCTGGTGCAGATCGCTCATCAATCATCCTTCCCTTGTCTGGTCTGAAGCAGTTTCATGAAATGATCGGTCATTTCGTTGAGATAACCAAGGACAGACTTGAAGGAATGACTGGTCCAAATGTGCGGACAGTGGAACCAGCACAGAGATGATCTTTTCAGGAGGACCGTTGATCCTTTCACTTCAGTTCTACTATGGGTCTGTTTGATTTGGATTGAGCGTCGTGTAGATCATGCTCTATATTGTTAATTCATGTCTGGTGGACAATAATTGTTTTACTTAGTCCATGGTGGAGATACGGTCATTagccaatcttttttttttttttgatgaggaaTAATGAAGAGCAAAACTAATATCTTGTAGCTTGTGCATCTGGTGGTATAAAAAGGTGGCGACTATGGTGTTGATGTCTCTGAATAATCAAGTTTTGCCATTATGTTAAACACATTGTGTTGTGTTTTTATAAATGCTGGCAATGAGATGTGATTTGCGAGTTATTCCTTTGTCTAGGGCTACCCCCGCATATTTTTGTTGCTACTTATTACTAGGATTTTTAATGGTTCTGTCTGCAAGTCTCTGATCAGTGAAGATACTGCAGGTATGCCATGATATCATTTACCGAAGTGTTATTTTTACTAATCCGATCTGGCAGGTATGTGAAGCATTTATTTTTTCacatattttttgaattaccGGTCTGGCAGGTATGTGAAGCATTTATTTTTTCacatattttttgaattaccGTTTGAGTCAGTATCAATCATTTCATAGAAATGATACAGTAATCTCCCCTTGTGATCTGGTAAAATCAATATATTGGCGGATCCTTAGGAAGAAATCTGTGGATTGGGCGGGGCCCAGATGGGTTTGGCTGTCCGTgaaatttttcctttttttttttttttcataaaacataTAGTGCTTCATTAAACTAAATAATCAGTAATAACTGTAGATACAACAGCAGGGTTCAGACAAACCAATATGGGGATCAAAAAATATACAAAGGTGTTTAGCAAAAGATATACAAAGGTGAATCTGGTATACTGTATTTGTTGCAAAAGcaaagcaaaacaaaaaagatACAACACCTGAGATCCTAATTTTTTGAAATGAAGAGGAGGAAAAGTAAGGTGGAGCAACAAGCAGCAAGGGGAATCAAAAGATGTATACAATGTGTGATCCAGTAAAGGGTAGAAAGAGGCATAATACCGTTCTGTAAATTCATGCTCGACAGATCTGTATAGAGTTTGACAATCCTCTGAAAAGGCATATGAAGAGGTTGAAGGAATTTCATAAACCTGTAACGTCTCCAGAACATTGTATTGAGGTATTTAGAACGATACATTTGCTGCTGAAGAATGTGAGAAATATACAGGTTGTAAGCAAAATTGTAAAGCAGCTGTGCAAAAAAACAGAGTAAGTTGAATAAATGTCCATTCCCATCCGTATCATTTCCCTCTGAAACATCATTTGGGACGTAGTAATAACAGCAGCAGAGGGGTGAACTCCTATCAGTAATGAAGATTAGATTTACATCATTTGGGAGGTAATGTGAAGGCCAACTTATTTCAAACAAAGGTTTTGAAGGAAATATGTTAAGCAATATATCCcaacaggtaggcaatgatttatCAGGGAACAACAAACCATATAATCATAGAAAAAGCTTCCAAAAACCATCGAGCCAGCAATAATATCATACTTGGACCAatatatatgatgaaaaatctGCAGCAACCTGAAGATATGTTGTAGGTACTACTGAAATTGATACATTGTTGGTAGACTAAAAGCGCCCATCAACACAGACATTGATATATATTCCTGGTTGAGAATCTGTATGGCGAATCTTTACATATAATGGAGCAGCTGATAACAGCAAACCAAATGAACATAGGTACGGATCATGAAATAAGAAGCAGAGACATAAcagttgttgcggccaatcccctcgtcgtctgatcgctcGGGATGCGCACCtacaagaaaagtcctcactgaccggagatgtcttcggcggggaccctccgatgcttaagtcaaagagaagactaggcaacagtggaaaaacCAGGAGCTCAGCCAGAGAGAGCTTACCAAAACCGTTGCCTTactccattttatagtagaatgcggtatggtcccgccattaa encodes the following:
- the LOC105057264 gene encoding transcription factor Pur-alpha 1 isoform X2, producing the protein MEGASGGNDVELVSKTLQFEHKLFYFDLKENPRGRYLKISEKTSATRSTIIVPVNGIAWFIDLFNYYVNTDEQDAFSKELKLDTKVFYFDIGENKRGRFLKISEASVNRNRSTIIVPAGSSGEEGWTAFRNILLEINEEASRLFIVPNQQHMEPSERLPGLSDDVGAGFIPGHSTQSATGSELNVDRLVELPPQEDIGGMGMSKVIRADQKRFFFDLGSNNRGHFLRISEVAGADRSSIILPLSGLKQFHEMIGHFVEITKDRLEGMTGPNVRTVEPAQR
- the LOC105057264 gene encoding transcription factor Pur-alpha 1 isoform X1 codes for the protein MEGASGGNDVELVSKTLQFEHKLFYFDLKENPRGRYLKISEKTSATRSTIIVPVNGIAWFIDLFNYYVNTDEQDAFSKELKLDTKVFYFDIGENKRGRFLKISEASVNRNRSTIIVPAGSSGEEGWTAFRNILLEINEEASRLFIVPNQQQHMEPSERLPGLSDDVGAGFIPGHSTQSATGSELNVDRLVELPPQEDIGGMGMSKVIRADQKRFFFDLGSNNRGHFLRISEVAGADRSSIILPLSGLKQFHEMIGHFVEITKDRLEGMTGPNVRTVEPAQR